In the genome of Candidatus Tanganyikabacteria bacterium, one region contains:
- a CDS encoding response regulator transcription factor, with the protein MALVWIAEDDDCLVDLLHFVLEQAGFSVEAFNDGGAVLQAVAERLPDLLVLDLGLPRVDGHRVCEALRQNPLTSFLPVLILTGRKDVADRYRSFANGADDYLTKPFDGLELILRIRNRLRRARLVSGGPVEERLRVGDVELDLANHRVRAGSRSSQLTGSEFAILRMLMSSPGRAVDVEALLTEALGYPPRLGNPEILRTHVRNLRQKLEDDPGRPRRLINLPRLGYLVNAEPALDADRIVALEVSGERPNSNAG; encoded by the coding sequence ATGGCTCTGGTTTGGATCGCCGAAGACGACGATTGCCTTGTGGATCTATTGCACTTCGTCCTGGAGCAGGCCGGCTTCTCGGTCGAGGCCTTCAATGACGGGGGCGCCGTTCTGCAAGCGGTCGCCGAACGGTTACCCGACCTCCTGGTCCTCGATCTCGGCTTGCCGCGCGTGGACGGGCACCGCGTCTGCGAAGCGCTGCGGCAGAACCCGCTGACGTCCTTCCTGCCGGTGCTGATCCTGACCGGTAGGAAGGACGTGGCCGACCGGTACCGGTCGTTCGCGAACGGGGCGGACGATTACCTGACGAAGCCCTTCGACGGCCTCGAACTGATCCTGCGAATCCGAAATCGTCTGCGGCGGGCGCGCCTCGTATCCGGAGGCCCTGTCGAGGAACGCCTCAGGGTCGGCGACGTGGAACTCGACCTGGCGAACCATCGCGTTCGGGCCGGCAGCCGGAGCTCTCAACTCACCGGTTCGGAGTTCGCGATCCTGCGTATGCTCATGAGCTCGCCCGGACGGGCCGTCGACGTCGAAGCGCTGCTGACCGAGGCGCTTGGCTATCCGCCGCGTCTCGGGAATCCAGAGATCCTGCGCACGCACGTTCGCAACCTTCGGCAAAAACTGGAAGACGATCCCGGCCGGCCGCGGCGCCTCATCAATCTCCCGCGCCTTGGCTACCTCGTGAACGCCGAGCCGGCGCTCGATGCCGATCGAATCGTGGCCCTGGAGGTGTCTGGCGAGCGCCCCAACTCGAATGCCGGGTGA
- a CDS encoding DUF342 domain-containing protein, which yields MEIKVSPRGLVACVRLGPGDWPLANQLRRLLRREGVVYGVDHAAIESICQGAVRPLLRVVAKGKPPTHGRDASVELLFERASLTRRTLARVADPLSSCIVEAGQVIARKVPAESGRPGRDVFGVRLPGRPGADRELLAGPNCVRTRDGLEIRALVSGIPSSGEGGVTVSPVRHIRGHVCAATGDVFFAGDVLVDGDVLPGFRIDATGHVLVRGRIRGATVRAGGQVHARDAIGGGAVITAGAGIVAGSADHARLQAKGTVRIVRDLLFCDVETDADVDVRGRIVGGTIVADEAVHALAIGCRSAVPTRIFLNPGWRSRRREADRRAEIVLARTSLEAVRKLRAEKPAPAAGAPPGPPEPVLAAVETRLTEQLRAAFREVVLARQRAARPPCPRIAVEQAIFKGAELQINAGWLKARSQLPAGEFHEQGGLIVVREAV from the coding sequence ATGGAGATCAAGGTCTCGCCTCGGGGGTTGGTGGCGTGCGTCCGGCTCGGCCCCGGCGACTGGCCGCTGGCAAATCAGCTGCGGCGCTTGCTGCGACGTGAGGGTGTCGTGTACGGGGTCGACCATGCCGCGATCGAAAGCATCTGCCAGGGTGCGGTGCGCCCCTTGCTCCGCGTCGTCGCCAAGGGAAAGCCGCCGACACACGGGCGCGACGCCTCGGTGGAGCTGCTCTTCGAGCGGGCGAGCCTCACCAGGCGCACACTCGCCCGGGTCGCCGATCCCCTCTCGTCCTGCATCGTGGAGGCGGGCCAGGTGATAGCCAGGAAGGTCCCTGCCGAAAGCGGCCGCCCCGGCCGAGACGTCTTCGGAGTGCGGTTGCCCGGGCGGCCTGGCGCCGACCGGGAGCTCTTGGCCGGGCCGAACTGCGTGCGAACCCGCGACGGGCTGGAAATCAGAGCTCTCGTGAGCGGCATTCCCTCGTCGGGCGAGGGCGGCGTCACGGTTTCTCCCGTCAGGCACATCCGGGGGCACGTCTGTGCGGCGACCGGGGACGTTTTCTTCGCCGGCGACGTCCTGGTCGACGGTGACGTCCTCCCGGGATTCCGGATCGATGCGACCGGCCACGTGCTGGTCAGGGGCCGGATTCGCGGAGCCACCGTGCGAGCGGGTGGCCAGGTCCATGCGCGTGATGCCATAGGCGGAGGCGCGGTGATCACAGCCGGGGCCGGCATCGTCGCGGGATCTGCCGACCATGCGCGCCTCCAGGCGAAGGGCACCGTCCGCATCGTCCGGGACCTGCTATTTTGCGACGTGGAGACCGATGCCGACGTGGACGTGCGAGGGCGGATCGTGGGCGGGACGATCGTCGCGGACGAAGCCGTCCACGCGCTCGCCATCGGCTGCCGCTCGGCCGTCCCGACGAGGATATTCCTCAACCCCGGGTGGCGCAGCCGGCGGAGGGAAGCCGATCGCCGCGCGGAGATCGTCCTCGCGCGCACCTCGCTCGAAGCCGTGCGGAAGCTCCGCGCCGAGAAGCCAGCGCCGGCCGCCGGCGCGCCCCCGGGACCGCCCGAGCCCGTACTCGCGGCGGTCGAAACGCGGCTCACCGAGCAACTGCGCGCCGCATTCAGGGAGGTCGTGCTGGCCAGGCAGCGAGCCGCGCGCCCGCCCTGCCCCCGCATCGCCGTGGAACAGGCGATCTTCAAGGGGGCCGAACTCCAGATCAACGCCGGCTGGCTAAAGGCCCGGAGCCAGTTGCCGGCGGGCGAGTTCCACGAGCAAGGCGGCTTGATCGTCGTGCGGGAGGCGGTTTGA
- the nadE gene encoding NAD(+) synthase, producing the protein MKLVRVGSAVLNQTPLAWDANKANILGAIEDARLQGVSILCLPELCITGYGCEDAFHSRGVQDTAWRVLEDLAPHTRGMAVSVGLPILHHNALFNAACLLVDGEISGFSAKRFLAGDGIHYEPRWFKAWPAEQVSEVERDGRRYPLGDVYFDCGGVRIGFEICEDAWVAQRPGGALARRGIDVILNPSASHFAFGKFEIRKRFVLEGSRAFGVTYVYANLVGNEAGRTIYDGGALIASGGKLVAAGRRFSFADRLVTSCVVDVDGTRMLQARSGSMMPIVEDEPDGRVVVPLRYPDIDPLPAMAAFEPWEEGRHVKEEEFLRAVALGLFDYMRKSRSAGFVVSLSGGADSAAVSCLAAAAAALGVRELGLEAYLGKLAHPAASSGARTETDLVDLILLCVYQATRQSSRTTREAARAVASGLGARFLELDVGHVVDSYVTMVERALDRELTWQQDDIALQNIQARVRAPSVWLLANIRGALLLSTSNRSEAAVGYATMDGDTAGGLAPIAGIDKAYLRRWLVWLEREGSAEFGPIPELARVNEQAPTAELRPADHKQTDEADLMPYDVLDAIERAAIRDRLTPVECFRQIRGYFPHHPDRHLAFWVARFFRLWCRNQWKRERYAPSFHLDDENLDPKTWCRFPILSGGFERELADLAALVPGMAQTPILLQD; encoded by the coding sequence ATGAAGCTCGTCAGAGTGGGAAGCGCCGTCCTCAATCAGACGCCGCTGGCCTGGGACGCCAACAAGGCCAACATCCTCGGAGCCATCGAGGATGCGCGGCTCCAGGGCGTGAGCATTCTTTGCCTTCCCGAGCTTTGCATCACGGGCTACGGGTGCGAGGACGCGTTCCATTCACGCGGAGTGCAGGACACCGCGTGGCGCGTGCTCGAGGATCTTGCGCCGCACACGCGGGGCATGGCCGTCAGCGTGGGCCTGCCGATCCTGCACCACAACGCCCTTTTCAACGCCGCGTGCCTGCTGGTCGACGGGGAGATATCCGGGTTCTCGGCCAAGCGCTTCCTTGCGGGCGACGGGATTCACTACGAGCCGCGCTGGTTCAAGGCCTGGCCTGCCGAGCAGGTGAGCGAGGTCGAACGCGACGGGCGGCGCTATCCCCTGGGGGACGTGTACTTCGACTGCGGCGGGGTGCGCATCGGGTTCGAGATCTGCGAGGATGCCTGGGTCGCCCAGCGACCGGGCGGGGCACTCGCGCGTCGCGGCATCGACGTGATCCTCAATCCCAGCGCCAGCCACTTCGCCTTCGGGAAATTCGAGATCCGCAAGCGCTTCGTTCTCGAGGGCTCCCGCGCGTTCGGGGTGACATACGTGTATGCAAACTTGGTGGGGAACGAGGCGGGTCGCACCATTTACGACGGCGGGGCGCTAATCGCGTCGGGAGGCAAGCTGGTGGCGGCCGGGCGCCGGTTCTCGTTCGCCGACCGGCTTGTGACCTCGTGCGTGGTCGACGTCGACGGAACGCGCATGCTCCAGGCCCGCAGCGGCAGCATGATGCCGATCGTCGAAGACGAACCGGACGGCCGGGTCGTCGTGCCCCTGCGCTATCCGGATATCGATCCCCTGCCGGCGATGGCCGCGTTCGAGCCCTGGGAAGAAGGGCGCCACGTCAAGGAAGAAGAGTTTCTCCGCGCCGTGGCGCTGGGACTGTTCGATTACATGCGCAAGAGCCGGTCGGCGGGCTTCGTAGTATCGCTCTCGGGAGGCGCCGACTCGGCCGCAGTGAGTTGCCTGGCCGCTGCCGCGGCAGCCCTGGGAGTGCGCGAACTCGGCCTCGAGGCCTATCTCGGCAAGCTGGCCCACCCGGCGGCCTCGAGCGGGGCGAGGACGGAGACCGACCTGGTGGACCTCATCCTGCTGTGCGTCTACCAGGCAACGCGCCAGAGCTCGCGGACCACGCGGGAAGCGGCCCGAGCGGTGGCTTCCGGGCTCGGGGCGCGATTCCTGGAACTCGATGTCGGCCACGTCGTCGATTCCTACGTGACGATGGTCGAACGAGCCCTCGACCGAGAGCTGACTTGGCAACAAGATGATATCGCGCTCCAGAACATCCAGGCTCGCGTGCGCGCGCCGAGTGTCTGGCTGCTTGCCAACATTCGCGGCGCCCTGCTGCTCTCGACCAGCAACCGCTCGGAGGCCGCGGTCGGGTACGCGACGATGGACGGCGACACCGCCGGCGGCCTGGCGCCGATCGCCGGGATCGACAAGGCCTACCTCCGGCGCTGGCTGGTCTGGCTGGAACGTGAGGGCTCGGCCGAGTTCGGGCCCATCCCCGAACTGGCGCGCGTCAACGAGCAGGCCCCCACGGCGGAGTTGCGGCCGGCCGACCACAAACAGACCGACGAGGCCGACCTCATGCCCTACGATGTGCTAGACGCCATCGAGCGCGCGGCCATCCGCGACCGCTTGACGCCGGTCGAGTGCTTCCGCCAGATCCGGGGCTACTTCCCCCACCACCCCGATCGCCACCTCGCATTCTGGGTGGCGCGCTTCTTCCGGCTGTGGTGCCGGAACCAGTGGAAACGCGAGCGTTACGCACCGTCGTTCCACCTCGACGACGAGAACCTGGATCCCAAGACCTGGTGCCGGTTCCCGATCCTCTCGGGCGGCTTCGAGCGCGAACTGGCAGACCTTGCCGCTCTGGTGCCGGGCATGGCCCAGACGCCGATCCTGCTCCAGGATTGA
- a CDS encoding NUDIX hydrolase — MGRKVTLAAPLPRAGPFCYEFPRPALTVDCALFGWNRAELVVLLVRRGRPPFEGAWALPGGFVEPYEPLEAAARRELAEETGVAAGELRQLAAFGDPGRDPRGHTVSVVFYGVVALESVTPRAGSDADAVAWQPAAQVALPLAFDHRRILEAARERLADEVTRRPTVFDLLPRTFTLSQVQAAYEQILGKSLDKRNFRKKLAALDILRPATGQAGLPARRGAQVFELDREATTIRREAFRCEL, encoded by the coding sequence GTGGGCCGGAAAGTCACTCTCGCCGCACCGCTCCCGCGGGCCGGTCCTTTCTGCTACGAGTTCCCGCGCCCGGCCCTCACGGTGGATTGCGCGCTGTTCGGCTGGAACCGGGCCGAGCTTGTCGTTCTCCTGGTCCGGCGCGGCCGGCCCCCGTTCGAGGGGGCCTGGGCCCTTCCCGGCGGTTTCGTCGAACCCTACGAGCCGCTCGAGGCGGCCGCCAGGCGGGAACTGGCCGAAGAGACCGGCGTGGCAGCGGGCGAGTTGCGGCAACTCGCCGCGTTCGGCGATCCTGGCCGCGATCCCCGTGGCCATACCGTCTCCGTGGTGTTCTACGGCGTGGTCGCACTGGAAAGCGTGACGCCACGTGCCGGGAGCGACGCAGATGCGGTCGCGTGGCAGCCGGCGGCGCAAGTCGCGCTTCCCCTCGCCTTCGACCACCGGCGCATCCTCGAAGCCGCCCGGGAGAGGCTGGCGGACGAGGTGACGCGGCGTCCCACGGTGTTCGATCTCCTGCCCCGGACCTTCACCTTGTCGCAGGTCCAGGCGGCTTACGAGCAGATCCTTGGAAAGAGCCTGGACAAGCGGAATTTCCGGAAGAAACTTGCCGCCCTGGACATCCTGCGCCCGGCGACAGGGCAGGCGGGATTGCCGGCACGCCGAGGCGCACAGGTCTTCGAGCTTGACCGGGAGGCCACCACGATCCGTCGCGAGGCGTTCAGATGCGAGCTGTAG
- a CDS encoding PAS domain S-box protein: MQAIRPPAVPAVAGGLALAIALLALGSWGLGGALQARLLQGSPHMVPITAVAVAGASLALLSSATGHPAFRRVGAALGALVSLYGALLLVETLTSLEFGIGRALWRSFNLGRAEVMPVITSPATSVAIVLVGLGLATLDVRAPKGPVLSDVAGGLAGALGYVALVAHVTGARELYLESAAGRMALPTAIAFCMLAIGILSARPGRGFASRWTARDSGGVLLRGFLPAALAFPPLLAALRIWGEAQGLFGLEVGIAIMTLGIAALSVPVILMLAQNLSALDAKVKRETDAVRQSEALLRAIVDNTTDAVFLKDRSGRYLLINRFGGAMLGRAPEEIVGHTDDDIFPEEAARVIRFHDLSVLESGEPYTYEEDLQMPAGDRRILLAVKAPYRIDGEVAGLVGISRDITSRKQAERDLKASEARFRALFDAAADGVLVVDAQDRIVLANPQAERMHGWGRHELTGRPMEDLLPPDRRADLKRRRQRDIEAASRGERVEASLEQQDLHRDGSRLDVEIGLTVIKAGDDIVTMVIIRDVTERNRMRNEMARREAEVQAAQEASRLKDAFLSALSHEIKTPLSIVMGYGELLQDAYPGDANVEGMLEGTRRLIRHIQDLLDYAALAAESLPLYTTEACLPEIITDALATVQVDLDRRRQTVNLHLDESVPCIQGDSRRLGQVVRILLDNASRFSPEAATIDLRLVRVGDGVELEVSDVGIGMSLSELQRAFEPFGQARSGDATRTAGLGLGLKIARSLIELHGGQLEILSRPGEGTRARVALPAEASRQAYNVG, encoded by the coding sequence TTGCAGGCGATTCGGCCACCAGCCGTCCCGGCGGTCGCGGGGGGGCTAGCGCTGGCGATCGCCTTGCTGGCTCTGGGCTCCTGGGGACTCGGCGGCGCCCTCCAGGCGCGCCTCCTCCAGGGCAGCCCGCACATGGTGCCCATCACGGCCGTGGCAGTGGCAGGTGCCAGTCTGGCGCTTCTTTCTTCCGCGACGGGCCACCCGGCGTTCCGGCGGGTGGGCGCTGCGCTTGGCGCCCTCGTCTCTTTGTACGGCGCGCTGCTTCTGGTCGAGACGCTCACAAGCCTGGAGTTCGGCATCGGACGGGCGCTGTGGCGGAGCTTCAACCTTGGCCGGGCCGAAGTGATGCCGGTCATCACCTCTCCCGCCACGTCCGTCGCGATCGTCCTGGTCGGCCTGGGGCTGGCGACCCTGGATGTGCGAGCGCCCAAGGGTCCCGTCCTGTCGGATGTCGCAGGCGGCCTGGCAGGCGCCCTCGGCTACGTGGCACTGGTCGCGCACGTGACCGGAGCGCGGGAGCTGTACCTGGAATCCGCGGCGGGCCGGATGGCCCTGCCCACGGCGATCGCCTTCTGCATGCTGGCAATCGGCATCCTGTCGGCCCGCCCGGGACGAGGCTTCGCGAGCCGCTGGACCGCCAGGGACTCGGGCGGCGTCCTGCTGCGCGGCTTCCTGCCGGCGGCCCTCGCGTTCCCTCCGCTCCTGGCCGCGTTGCGTATCTGGGGCGAGGCCCAGGGCCTGTTCGGCCTGGAAGTCGGCATCGCCATCATGACGCTCGGCATCGCGGCCCTCTCGGTCCCGGTGATCCTCATGCTGGCCCAGAACCTCTCCGCCCTGGACGCCAAGGTCAAACGCGAGACCGACGCCGTGAGGCAAAGCGAGGCCTTGCTGCGTGCCATCGTGGACAACACGACCGACGCGGTATTCCTGAAGGATCGGTCGGGGCGGTACCTGCTGATCAACCGCTTCGGCGGCGCCATGCTGGGTCGGGCTCCCGAGGAGATCGTGGGCCACACGGACGACGACATCTTTCCGGAAGAGGCCGCGCGCGTCATTCGCTTTCACGACCTGTCGGTCCTGGAGTCCGGCGAACCCTATACCTACGAAGAGGACTTGCAGATGCCGGCAGGCGACCGCCGCATTCTCCTGGCGGTGAAGGCGCCCTACCGGATCGACGGGGAGGTGGCCGGACTGGTCGGGATATCGCGGGACATCACCTCGCGCAAGCAGGCCGAACGCGACTTGAAGGCAAGCGAGGCGCGCTTCCGCGCCCTCTTCGACGCGGCGGCCGACGGCGTCCTGGTGGTCGACGCCCAGGACCGCATCGTCCTGGCCAATCCGCAGGCGGAGCGCATGCATGGCTGGGGTCGGCATGAGTTGACGGGCAGGCCCATGGAGGATTTGCTGCCGCCCGACCGGCGCGCCGACCTCAAGCGCCGCCGGCAGCGCGACATCGAAGCGGCTTCGAGGGGCGAACGGGTCGAGGCGAGCCTCGAGCAGCAGGATCTGCACCGCGACGGGAGCCGGCTGGACGTGGAGATCGGGCTGACGGTCATCAAGGCCGGAGACGATATCGTCACGATGGTCATCATCCGCGACGTGACGGAGCGGAACCGGATGCGCAACGAGATGGCCAGGCGAGAGGCCGAGGTGCAGGCCGCGCAGGAGGCGTCACGCCTGAAGGACGCCTTCCTGTCGGCACTCTCCCACGAGATCAAGACGCCGCTGTCCATCGTCATGGGCTACGGCGAGCTCCTGCAGGATGCGTATCCGGGCGACGCCAACGTCGAAGGCATGCTGGAGGGTACGCGGCGGCTCATCCGCCACATCCAGGATCTGCTCGACTACGCAGCCCTGGCCGCCGAGAGCTTGCCCCTCTACACGACCGAGGCCTGCCTGCCCGAGATCATCACCGATGCCCTCGCGACCGTGCAAGTCGACCTGGATCGGCGCCGCCAGACCGTGAACCTCCACCTCGACGAGAGCGTGCCCTGCATTCAGGGGGACTCCCGGCGCTTGGGGCAAGTGGTGCGGATCCTCCTGGATAACGCCTCGCGCTTCAGCCCCGAGGCGGCGACGATCGACCTGCGCCTCGTGCGAGTCGGGGACGGGGTGGAACTCGAGGTTTCCGACGTCGGCATCGGCATGTCGCTGAGCGAACTCCAGCGCGCGTTCGAACCGTTCGGGCAAGCGCGGTCCGGCGACGCCACGAGGACAGCCGGCCTGGGCCTCGGACTCAAGATCGCCCGGTCCCTCATCGAGTTGCATGGCGGTCAGCTGGAAATCCTGTCCCGGCCGGGAGAGGGGACCAGAGCCCGCGTCGCGTTGCCCGCGGAGGCTTCCAGGCAGGCCTACAACGTGGGCTAG